The Zalophus californianus isolate mZalCal1 chromosome X, mZalCal1.pri.v2, whole genome shotgun sequence genomic interval AGCTCTGGGCCATAAAGACCACAACAACTGCTGCCCTTTGGTGCTTTTTGACCCGGACACTCTCCAGTGTGCTGCTAAATAACATCACCTAAACTCACCCACGTAAATCTTGTGTATCCTACTGCCATCTTGTGGTCATATAGTTTTCTTTCGTCAGCCCAGAAATCTCTTGAACATTTATAACTCATTTTTTCTGATTTACCTAGATCACACTGGATGCTACACAattagctcattttttttaagtttatttatttttttttagtaatctctacacccaacgtggggctctaactcacgaccctgagatcaagagttccatgctcttctgactgagccagccaggtgcccccaattaattcatttttagaaCGAGGAATAAGAATTTAGACATGCGGGGctcctggctagctcagtcggtggaacatcTAGCtgactcttgatcccggggtcgtgagttcaagccccatgttgggtgtggaaactgctttaaaaaaaaaaaagaatttagacatGAAAtgattgtggtttttatttttctttaagattttatttatttatttgacagagcacacaagcagggggagtgggagagggagaagcaggctccccgcagggcagggagcctgatgtgggactcgatcccaggaccctggcatcatgaccccagccgaaggtaactgactgagccacccaggtgccccattgtggtttttagaaatgaaatgattGTGGTTTGGACCGGTTATTTTAGTTACCACTAGTTATCTATTGTTAACTAATCACCTAGGTCCCCCTAGGTATCTGTGGTACTAACTCattattccaaaagaaaataagagtttaGATTCAAGAAGAATGTCTTTTTTAGCTTCCTGACATACTAGCTATTTCTAGATATCTCCTGTAAACTAGTTACCTATGAACCACTATTCATCTCAGATTTATGAGTTCTTTCAACATGAAATATAAagttagaaaaacaagaaatatgaAGTTAGAgtaagaaggaaatattttccaattCAAGGCTTCAACTCCTTATACTAATATTCTTCAGGTAATTAATTACCTAAGTACCATTATGCATCTGCATTATTAACTCATTAATCCATCacgagaaaaaaaaaggaatttaaagttcagaagagggacgcctgggtggctcagctggttgagtgtctgcctttggtttgggtcatgatccctgggtcctgggatcaagccccgcatctggctccctccttggtgggagcctgattctccctctgccccccaccccctgctcgtgtgcgctctgtgtgtgtgtgtgtgtgtcaaataaataaaatcttataaaaaataaaaataataaagtccagAGAACCTACATTTAAGCTCCTAACTTCAACTACTTATTCTAGATATCTCTTCCTATCTCTAAGTAACTAGACAGCTAGTGCCAATATCCATAGTACAGAATCATTATTCCAACAAGAATTAAGactaaaaggggtgcctgggtggctcagtcagttaagcgtctgcctttggttcaggtcatgatcccagggtcctgtgatttagccccacatcgggctccctgctcagcagggagtctgcttctccctctccctctgctgctccccttgcttgtgcatgctctctctctctctcaaataaataaaatatttaaaaaaagaattaatactaatattattttattgttataaaatacagataaagcaaatttccatcttaaccatttttatggGTACAGTTTTGTgacattaagtgcattcacattgttgtccaaccatcacctccatccatctccagaactttttcatcttctcaaactgaaactccatacccattaaacaatagctCCCCGGGACCACTTCTCCAGCCCCTAGGAActaccattctattttctttctttctttcttttctttttttttttttgttgttgttttttgaagattttatttttaagtaatctctacatctaacacggagctcaaactcacaaccccaaaatcaagagttccataccccactgactgagccagccaggtgcccttaccattctactttgtttctttctttttaaagattttatttatttgagagagagagagtgagcacaagcaaggggggcagagggagaagcagactctccactgagtggggagcctgatgtggggctcaatcccgggactccggggtcatgacctgagccaaaggcagatgcccaactgactgagccacccaagtgcccctactttctgtttctataaattgaACTACTCCAGGTATcacagataaatggaatcatacaatatttgtctttttgtgtctggcttatttcacttagcttgatgccttcaaggttcattcatgttgtagcatgtgtcagaatttcattcctttttaaggctgaataatattttattgtatgtatgtaccacattttatttacccattcctccatcagtggacatttgggttgtttccatcttttggctattgtgaataatgctgctctgaacatgggtgtacaaatatctgtttaagTCCCTGCTCTCAGTTTTTTGGgctgtatacccagaagtggaattgctggatcatacggttaTTCTGactaagtttttgaggaactgccataccaTTTTCTACAGTGACTACACCATTTATATCCCTACCAGTAACGcacagggttccaatttctccacatccttaccaacacttcttgttttctgttttgttgataatagccatcttgctaggtgtgaaatggtatcaAGCGATTTCATTCCCACAGCCTCTCCCTAACTAATCCAGCCTCCTCAGGCCAGCTCTTGCTAGATTCTGCAGGCCTCCCCCTCTCCTGGCTAGATAGCCTGTGATCAGTTTTGGCTTGGGATCAATTATAACATGAGAGAGCTACAGTGGTTAGGATCGTGGTGTGCGTTAGCCTGGCCAGAACATCCATTACAACTTGGGTGATGTGGTCTCTCACATTTGAGATTTCCACGATTTATTCCAtatcttaatgactgagccacccaggcacccctaaaattttaagtttgtttctttaatctctatacccaacatggggcttgaactcataaccccgagatcaagagtcgcttaTTCctccaactgaggcagccaggcaccccagtaatttgaatttagatttgaaaaaaaaaatgttttctaggttCTGGATGTCTAcaagtttttcttccttatctctgcttatttctaggtatctaGTGCCCTAGGGACACTTAGTTAACTGTAGTATTAACCTGTTTGTTTCAACGAGAAATAAGAAGGTAGAGGTGAGAAGAATATGGTTTTCAGCTTCCTGGATTCAACTAATTATTCTACTTAGTACAGTCATTTTTCACTCATTCCTTAGGAATCCTGAATTATCTATGATATTAACTCATTATGCCATCAAGAAATATGATTTCAGAGTTCAGAAGAATGAGTTTTGGCTTCCTGGCTTACGCTCATCAATATACTAAGTTTTCTCTAGatatctagtttttttttaagtatcagcACTTATCTAGAGTTTTAAGGCAAAATTCCAACAAGGAATAAAAACCCAGTATTATAAGACTGGTTTTAGCTTGCATGTTTCAAATACTTGTTCTAATTACCTCATGTTTATTCTAGTCAACTAATGAAACAGGTATCACTGGAGATATATGCTACTAACTCATTTTTTTAGAAGAGATAAGAAGTTGGAGTGgtgaagaatgatttttttttttttaaattaagctctacgtccaacatggggcttgaactcacgaccctgagatcaggagttgcatgcttgGGGCTcatgggtgtctcagttggttaagcatctgactttggctcaggtcatgatctcggggtcctgggatggagccctgtgtcggtctccccactcagtggggagtctgcttgtccctctttctctccctccgcccctccccctgctcgtactctctctctcacaaataaatgaaaaagttttttatttatttgtgagacagagagagacagagagagagacagagtgcatgaacagggggaaagggtagaagcagactccctgctgagcagggagcccgatgcaggcctccaTCCTagcaccctaggatcatgacctgagccgaaggcagactcttaaccgactgaaccatccaggcacccaataaataaaatcttaaaaatgaaaccagggatggggcgcctgggtggctcagtcgttaagtgtctgcctttggctcaggtgatgatcccagggtcctgggatcgagccccacttcaggctcctgggatcgagccccacttcaggctccctgctcagcgggaggcctgcttctccctctcctactccccctgcttgtgttccctctctcgctgtgtctctctctgtcaaataaataaataaaatcttaaaaaaaaaaaagaaaccagggttGAGTTGAAACCAGGATGCTAAAGAAAAGTGGTTTAATTCAGGAAGGTACTAATTCATTAGTTaaacaaggaaagagaattttGAGTTGAAAGATGATcctatctctgattctctctcatTAACATCTCTGATTATCTCTCATTAACTACAAAAGTACAATAATAGGATATAGCATAATAGCAAATGTTATGCAGCACGTCCCTTGTGTGAGGGACGGTATTCAGAGATACGTTCCAATCCCAGCTGGGACATTTCCTGAGTGAGTGACTTTAAGCGGGTTATTTAATGTCTCTGTGACCCAATAACATCCCCTGTAAAGTGAAGATAATAGCAGCTCTAAGTCCATAGGgttgttaagagaattaaatgtgttaatacaAATAAATCACTTAGACCATTACCTGGAACACAGTCAGAACCAGCTAAGTGTGAGCTATTGCTTTTAActcaattaatcctcacaacaactctttgaggtaggtactattattactcaattttacagatgaggaaactgaggcatagaaagaaaaagcaactcACCACTTAGCTAGCTAGCAAAAGCAAAGTAAAGCTGGTATACAGATGCCAACATTCTGAATCCAAGGGTCTCTGCCCTCATAAATTTGGTACAGCCAACCCAAAATTCTTGCCTATTTTTACTTAGATGAGGCTCAATTAGGTATGTAAGGTTACCAGGAAGTCGATCAACTTAACTGAAAGTTTTAAGTAAATACTACCTTGCCCGATGCCTAGATAGGCAACGCTCACCAAAGGGGCACATAAATGACTCAAGTTTAGAAAGCACTGGAATAAATCGTGGAAATCGCAAATGTGAGAGACCACATCACCCAAGTTGTAATGGATGTTCTGGCCAGGCTAACACACCACGATCCTAACCACCGTAGCTCTCTCATGTTACAATTGATCCCAAGCCAAAACTGATCACAGGCTATCTAGCCAGGAGAGGGGGAGGCCTGCAGAATCTAGCAAGAGCTGGCCTGAGGAGGCTGGATTAGTTAGGGAGAGGCTGTGGGAATGAAATCCCTTGACAGATTTTTCAAAGTGAATTCAACCACTTGCTATTACCAAGTAACTGGTTTTCTACTCACCCTCGGGGAGCAAAAGGCACTGAGAATGTATCCTTATTTGTCATGCACAGTAGgtgataattattattaattataataataaggTGAGGTGAATAAGCTCCCCCCACTTCTAGGGGCCTAtgaaaatggtttattttattaaatgggTCTGATGACAATGGTGCTTGTGAAGGTAAAAGTAGGATAAATCATGTGCATTGTCAAACATGGGGCCCATTATTAGAAGCTATTCTCAATACTCAGGATATTAACATGTTCCCACCTGCAAAATGTTTCTTTGCGGGGAGGAAtctaaattaaatgtattaatagGAGAGCTTGACGGTGTTTAATTCCAGAGACCAGAGCTCTGATTGCTGGGGCTTgatgaaaagtaaagaaaaatcataGGAACACAATTAAAAACATGACTTTTATCATCCTCGAAATTCTATGAATTCTTTACCCATCCTTgagaaatgggtaaaattaaaaaccatcaaAATAATTGCACTTCTTAAAAATTGGATTGTATGAGTGGAAGGTATTTATGAGAAGTCGATGACTCTGGATCTTCTCATCCAAAAGGACAGCACTGAATAGTTAATATGTTCCTTGAGGGACTAGGATGCTGCCGTCTTTCTGATATGGATCATTACGTGACTGCTGATCTTTCACCAGGGTGTAAGTTAGCTTTCCTTCGCACGAGGTTCAGCAAGTTATTGGGCACTgggtatacacatatatgtttttttctaactATAGCCAGAAGGAAGTAGCAGGGCGCGCCCGGGCTGTCATTTATTGGTTTTCAACACTAAGCAAAACATCTCTTTAAGGGAGAAACAGAACCCTCAATATGCCCTGGctcttttttatttgatatttatcagTGGAGAGCAAGAGCTCTGGAAGATAGTTCTAGACAAAGGGAGATGGAGGAAGACgaagaagaggagggggaggagaataAAAAAGTGGGAACTAACCCAAGTCCCCGGCACCCGCCCAGCACAGAAACACGTGCGCTTTTGCCGAGGACCTGCAGCGGGAGGCGCGGTAGCCGAGCTCAGCATGCAGAGGTTGTAAGCCCCACAGTCGCGTCCAGCACGTGCAACGTAAGCATTCTTGGATGCACAAAACAGTGAGCAGGGTTCTACACTTGTACTCTTGATGTGAGTTCCTTATTACAAATCTGGAGTATTTGTTCCTTTCGCAAGAGAGGGGTTTGGGTTTCTTAGAGCGTGCATCCGAGCACCTACAGTGCTCTGCAAACCCAGCCTCAAGCTCCCGCTCCCGAGCGCCCTGGGGAGCTTGATGGGCTCCGCTTTCAGCGCGTTCTGGCAAAAACCCAGAGCAAGCAGCCCCCAAGCTAATCGTTTCGTCAGGATCACTAGCCCGGCTCGTGGACTCTGGGTGCGAACGGAACCCAACCAGAGTCACAACCATTAGTTACCGACTTGCCGGAGGGGAGAGTCGTGCTCAGAGCCCACACGGCGAGGGGGATACCGTCGCTCCGGTGCCGGGGCTGCCAGGGTCCCCGCGCCTTCTCCAGCCCTATGCGGCTCTCGCCCTGGAGAGGCTTAGGGCGACAGCCCTGCACCGGCCCGCGAGCAGCGAGGGCAAGCGGTGAGGCGTTCTCCCAACACGTCTCCCAGGGCTCCGGGGAGTGGTGGGAAGTTtcactccccaccccttccccgcTCCCGGCGGGCTGCCACCACCCACCAAAGCCCCTTCCCCAAAGCGGTGCTAAGCGGCGAGttagaaacacacacaccccccggCGCGCGCGCGCCCCCTACCGACAGCACCCTTCCGGCAAACGCTCCGCCTACTTCGTGGCCACGCCCCGGCCGCGTGCTCGCCCCGGCAAGTCCCGCCCACCACACCCCGGCTGCTGAAGTAATGAGGGTCGACGGCGTCCAAGTCGGAACATGCAGACGTTGAAGCGGAGGGTAGACGCGCCGTAACCCAGGCCCTGCACAGAAACAGGACCGGACCAGGGAGTCGCCGCGAGCCGCAGCGCAGAGTCTGTGGAGGCGCTCTGGACATGGAGCCTCCGCCCGAGAGCAGCCAAGAAGGCCCCACTTACCCCAGCCTGGGAGTCGATGAGCTTCGAGGAGAACCGTCGGGTGAGTGTCCGAACCAGGACGCGGGTTTGGCGAAGTCTAGGAAACGGCCTTTCCCCGGGGGAGGCGAGTGGACGGGACGCCGCAGCGGCGCAGCCGACGTCACTGCTCTCAGGTCGCCGTCGCACGCACCCTGGGCTCCAACGCcctgctctcttcttttccaGATACGAAGCCTGCCGTGGTCTCCGAAACGGGAGGAGACGTCGAGAAGGAGCTCTGGGccgagcctgagcagggagcagcggcaggaggagaagaaagccACGGTGGCGCGGGAGCTGGCGACCCTGTGGACGACGAGAACCAgaagggcggcggcggcggcggcgtgggcggcggcgggggggaggagcccctgcagcagcagcaggacgAGGCCCAGGCGGCCGCCGAGGGGCAGCAGCCCCAGGACAGGCAGCAACGCCTCCTCCGCAGCACGTTCATCCCGTTGCAACTGAAGGAGCTGGAGAGCATCTTCCAACGCTCTCAATACCCCGACGTGTTCGCGCGGTGAGTGGCTTGCTCTGGGGGCGCCGCGATCTCTAGGACACTCGAGCTTGGGCGCTGCCAGCCGGCCGGGACGCCTTGGGCTCTCTCCcaggtctctctccctcccctccagagccAAAGCTGCCTAGGGGGGCTCGAGCTCCGTCCAAGGTGGGGGCGATGCCTGATGGGCATCAAGGTAAATATTTTCATGCAGTACATAAACGAATCGTCAGGAAACTCGGACCGGGcccctgtttttgtaaataacgTTCTATTGGATCAGGATTGCGATCAGCATTAGGAGTGATATCAGGATGGAGAGTCCGGGGTGGATCTTGCCTTTATTTAACGTTTTGATAATTTGGTCGTCCCGGAATTTTTTGTGCATTAGTCTTGACTTTTAAATACTCCGTTAAAATTGTTAATCTTGAATTATGAGTTTTTCAAGGTACCCTTAAGTTTTGTACACAAAGGAAGATTGTCCCTAAAGCAAGCCTGGACTTGGATATTAAAGAAATGTGTCCTGGGGAATTGggggaaaatataaatttaaaaacaaacatgaaatgtACATTGTATATTTCATTTCATCTACAACTCCAGATactaaatatttgcaattttctTCCCTCAGAAAGGAGCTTTCCATACCCATGGATGTGATGGAAGTCAGTAAACCTGAAAAAAGCAATTTGGCTGAGGAGCCATTCTAAAACCTGCTTCAGGAGTTAACACACTTTTGTTCTAGAC includes:
- the LOC113931362 gene encoding rhox homeobox family member 1-like → MEPPPESSQEGPTYPSLGVDELRGEPSDTKPAVVSETGGDVEKELWAEPEQGAAAGGEESHGGAGAGDPVDDENQKGGGGGGVGGGGGEEPLQQQQDEAQAAAEGQQPQDRQQRLLRSTFIPLQLKELESIFQRSQYPDVFARKELSIPMDVMEVSKPEKSNLAEEPF